Part of the Triticum urartu cultivar G1812 chromosome 2, Tu2.1, whole genome shotgun sequence genome, CGAATAGGTGATGAATTGGTAAGAATTGGAGTTATTCTGTCTTGCATTGCATATAGTTAAGAAAAGGCGCGTCTAGGCTCATGACAGCAAAATGCCTAGCTTAATTGCGCTTAATGTGTGCATCATTGTGCTTAACCGTGCGCGCTGGTAAGAAAAGCGCAAGGTGGTGGCTTTTTAGCTTTGTTGGTGATAGATTATTTAGGTTCACTcgcaatttttttttaaaaagacAGATTATTTAGGTTAAATTTGTTTAGGGTCAGGGAAAGTAAACCAAGAAATCAAGATTCTGTGGTCATCGGCGGAACAATGACACTACTCATGCTTGTATTCCGTCTACAGCCTTACGGCAGCAAGCCATAATACCGGGTTACCTGCAGTACTGATGCAGCAAGTGCTAAAGACACTACTGTCGATTTCCTTGTGTGATACACATGCCACTATCTTGTACTCCAAAATGGAGTGGGTTTTGTATCTCAAGAGAATTTCTTGTAGAATTTTACTTACAAGGTTTACTCATATTCATCATCTATCATGAAACCTGACTAGTTAACATAGTATAAATAACAATGTTTTATGTCTTTTGTCTATGCTCATGAAACCAAGTAAAAATGACGACAACAACTAATCAGTAGCACCATCATTTTCTCATCCTGTTActattttttttctcatcaatAGTGTTTTTACCATCACACCATTTCACCCAGGTAGTTTTTTTCCTATCTAATTATTAATTATTTTTATGTAAACCTTGCCAATTTCTAGGAATTTTAGCTATATATCCTTCTTATAAATGAGAAACACCCTCCTCAAGAACCATCAAGTGCTGACTATATGATTCTTGTTGTAAGTTAAAGTATAATATCCACATTTTTAGCTCTAACTGTTATTTCTCGTACATTGCATTACACTCAGGTGGAACAATTATGGCTCAACTGTAGTCTAGATAGGATAATCCTTCAAGATGTTAAAAACCAGTCCAATCACACCCTTGCATTCAGCACCAAGGAAGGAATGAGCACTTCTTTGTCTCCAGAAGTTGCCGATACTATTCTGGACTGCTTAAGCAAGCATAATTTTCCTTCGCCACATGGCTCTGGGCATACACAGGATGAAGATGCTGAGGAGGAGGCAGGAAGCTTATTGCCACATTCCAATAATTTCAAACTGTCTTTTGCATCAAAAATAAGATACCTTCTTGAAGGAGCTTCAACATCACATTATTCTTTGTCACCGCCAGCAAAAGAAGCAATCAGGGGTCTTTTCTCTTCCGAAGCAGAGGCTCGTCCGCTAGCCGTTAGCATAAAAATTTCTATGGGAAAGAAGCGCAAGGATGATGACTCGGGTTCATCCACTGCTGTCATTGGTGCAGTGGCTTGTGTAGCATTGGTGGCCCTTGTCGGTAGCTTGTGTGGGATGTGTGACGAAGAGCCAGCAGCACCGTATGATCTAGTGGGGGGTGGTGACCTAACAGGTGGTGTTAGCTCAGTTTTGTTTAGTTTCCATCCATTATGTTACATGTCATTTACTTGTATTTATTCCTTTACGTGCATCAGGTTCTTCCCGTAAGGATTCCGCCACCCAGATCGATGTCAGTAGGCTGGGAGGATTGTCAAACAGTGCATCTGAGAAACAGCAGCCTGAATTTACAGTACCAGTGATGAGGTTGAATGTTGAAAAACCAGCCACGAAACTGAAGTCAGTAGGAGCAGCATCAATGAAGGCAGAACTAATGGAGCGACACAGCAGGTTTGCTTCGTACGAAGTAACAACCATCGCTGGACAGCCGACGGCCAAACCCGAGAAGGCTGCAGTTTCTTCTGCAGGTCcacctccgccacctcctcctccactTCCAGGTGCACCagcaccaccacctcctcctctaGTTCCAGGtgcaccagcaccaccaccaggtTCACCAGGTGCACCACCACCAGGGTCACCAGGTGCACCACCACCAGGTTCACCAGgtgcaccaccaccaccaccaccaccaccaggtgcaccagcaccgccaccgccaccaggTGCACCAGCACCACCGCCTGCACCAGGTGCACCTGCACCACCACCGCCTGCACCAGGTGCACCTGCACCACCACCGCCTGCACCAGGTGCacccgccccaccaccgcctgcaCCAGGTGCACCCGCACCACCACCGCCTGCACCAGGTGCACCCGCACCACCACCTGCGCCAGGTGCACCAGCACCACCACCGCCTGCACCAGGTGCACCCGCACCACCACCTGCACCAGGTGCACCCGCACCACCTCCAAAGCCGGGCGGGCCTCCTCCTCCAGGGCCACCAGCACCTCCTGGTGCAAGGGCTGGAGCAGGACCTGGACCTCCACCTCCACCTCTAAAAGGTGGTGGACCGGGGGGACCTCCGCCACCAGCAATGCCCGGTGGTCCAAGAAAAGGACCTCCGCCGCTTAAGAAGCCAGGAGCTGCAGCTCCTGTTGCAGACTCTTCGAAAACAAAGTTGAAGCCCTTCTTCTGGGATAAAGTTACTGCAACAGATCAAGCAATGGTGTGGGATCAAATTAAAGCAGGATCCTTCCAGTAAGCGAGCCGGTCCTCTCTTGTTATTATTTCTGCTTATGCTGCTGATGTTGTTTTATATCTCACTCAACTTCTTACTTGCTGTTGCAATTAACTCTTCAATCGTACTAATTCATTTGTAGGTTTAATGAGGAGATGATCGAATCTCTTTTTGGTTGCAAACCTATTGACAAAAGTAATGATAGCAAAAAAGAGCCAGCAAAGGAAGCTCCTCAAGTCGTTAGGATCCTGGATGCTAAAAAGGCACAAAATTTATCAATATCACTGAAGGCACTCAGTGTTACAGCTCAAGACGTGCATACTGCAGTTACAGAAGGTAAAGCGACACATTGTGTTTTTACTTTAAAAGTTGCCCTCCACAAGCACATTGCAGTGCCCAGTTTGTGTTTTGTTCTCCTGTCTAAAATCTACTACCTCTTGGATACATGAACTGTGCTCCATATGCATGGTGAGGAGGTGACAGATACATGGATGGATCTTTTGTTTGAGTCAAGCACTGCACTTTACAATATAAACTCTTGAATTTTGTTCTATGGTAAGCTGGGACCAATAAATAGTTGGGCATGTTTGTTCCCTTTGGTAATTGCATGCAGGGCATGATCTCCCAGCCGATTTGATAACAACCTTGCTACGGTGGACCCCAACCAGTGATGAGGAGCTACGGCTTCGGCTGTACACTGGAGAAATGAGTCAACTTGGTCAAGCGGAGCAATTCTTGAAGACCATCATTGACATCCCATACATTTTCCAGCGCTTGGAGACTTTGCTTTTGATGGCCAGTTTGACGGAAGAAGCTACAAGTGTGGAGCAGTCATTCAAAACCCTAGAGGTAAATTAAGCTAAGATTTAGCAGATGCCTCATTCTACTGACCAATATATGCACTGATTAAGATTTACTAGTCAATCAGGTTGCCTGCGACGAGCTTAGGCACAGCCGTCTTTTCAAGAAGCTACTGGAGGCTGTACTTAAAACTGGCAACCGAATGAATGATGGCACCTTTCGAGGGGGAGCACAGGCGTTCAAACTGGACACCCTCCTGAAGCTGGCTGATGTCAAGGGGCTCGATGGCAAGACGACGCTGCTGCATTTCGTCGTCCAGGAGATCATCCGCTCGGAGGGTGTCCGTGCCGCGCGGGCGGCCAAGGAGCAGAACAGCAGTGTCTCCAGCGTGAGCGGTGGCACCGATGATCTCTCCGAGGATGTCGGCGACGACACGGAGCACTACAAGCAGCTTGGCCTCGAAATGGTGTCCGGCCTGTCTGACGACCTCCAGAATGTCCGCAAGGCAGCGATCCTCGATGCGGACGCGCTTACCATCGCAGTAGCGAGCCTCGGGCACAGGCTGGTGAAGGCGAACGAGTTCTTGAACACGGGCATTAAGAGCTTGGAGGAGGAGAGTGGGTTCCAACGCAAGTTGGCCCAGTTCGTAGAGAACTCCCAGGCGCAGGTGACCCGCCtgctggaggaggagaagaagctCCGCTTGATGGTGCGCTCCACCGTGGACTACTTCCACGGCAGCAAGGGGAAGGACGAGGGCCTGCGCCTGTTCGTCGTCGTGCGCGACTTCCTGGTGATACTGGAGAAGGTGTGCAAGGAGGTGAAAGACGCGGCTGCTTTGGCCGCCAAAGCAGCCGCTGCCAACAAGAAACCGGCGGCAGCGGCAGCACCGGCGAAAGGGGGCAAGCAGCCGTCCCAGTCACAGCAATCCTTCCGCGACCCTCGGCAAGCTCTGAAGCCCGCGATCCAAGGCCGGAGGGCAAAGCCGGACAGCAGCTCCAGCTCTGATTCTGACTAACACCTAGCTTTCTAGGCTAGCTACATCAATCATCATCATGGCAAGGTACCTCATGGATGGCAATAGCATACACATGGAGGAAAGGAGGAGCAGCCTTGACCTCtgctatgtatgtatatatgtcTGGCTGTATGTATGTATCATTCTGCATTTCACATCACACTTGTTAGAGCGATGGGATGAGATCCCAGCGTAGGTAGGGTAGTTAAGGGGATGTGGATGGTAGGTCAGGACAATTGACTGCTTGTAATGTTACCTTCTGTACTTTTACTTAGTCTTCGCAACTAATTATACATGCGGGTGTCTTTTCTCTAGGGTGCTTTGCACCCTTTTTCCAGTATATATAATTTATATCAGATACACACATGTCAAAAAATCACATTGCTTTTTTTTCTGATAAAGGGCATTTTTGTTGACTCATAATGTGGCATCAAGAGAATACAAAACACAATGAGTAACACCCGGCCTTTGCATAGCAAAAAATCACACTGCTGAAGATCTTTGATTCCATAGTCATTCTCTAGGAGACCAGATACAGCTATAAGCAACTCTCTCTTTCCAACCGGTCAACTGCCGCAAAAAACCCTAAATTTTGTTTATCCTATATACTCTTGTAAGATTGATTTGCACTATCTGGAGTTTTGTTTGATTGAGTTCAAGTTCAGCTTTTCACCAGTGCAAACTCTGCAGATTTATTACCTGCCATTGAGAAATGAACAATGCACAATTTGAGTATTCCAAAAATGTCGAGAAATTAGCTGTAATGTTCTAGAGAACCAAGGAGATATAGTTTTTTTGCGGGGGAGAACCAAGGAGATATTACAAGAATATCTAAGGGTTGGATATCTTTCCAGAGAATTATGGAGTAGAGATACTACGTATTTAGATATTAGACagttactccctccgtaaagaaatataagagtgtttagatcactaagAGATGGAGTACTTGGCAATAATCCAACGCTCTTGTAATGGACACAAGAGAATGCGCTACTGATCACTAGAGGTGGTCATAAGAGTGGCATAGTAGAGATAGGTGGCCACTAAACAACTGTGTGTCTTGTACCGAGCTTATTATTAGGCGGCCTTTACATTCAATCTAAACTTGTCACATTTTTCACCAGTACCAGCAACATTGTTCACTAGCAGCCGGACTCTCTTAGCGGAAGAGTGAGCTCGCTTAGAAAGAGTATtagctactccctctgtcccataatataagagcgttctTTTACACTAATGTATTATTAAAAACGCTCTTCTATTATAGGACGGAGAGAGTACTACATTCATCAATGTTATGTATGCGTCGAAGATGGCCGCATATGGGCCCAAAGAGAACCGTCCATTCTACATAAACATTTATCATCTTCAAGCAATCAAAGTTCACGACAATACACTTACACCCTGACTAATTGGCTAACCTAGAAAAAAGAGTTGATTTGTGTTATTGTGAAGAGTGTGGTTTCACATACTATGCCGGTTCCAAGTAATGTGAGTACGTATAAGGGCACCACAAATTCTTTACATTACCCAAACAAATTCAAACATGTCTCGCAGAGACGCTCACATAACAACATCCTGTTGAGATTGGAACATGGCACGGGAAGGTGTTGAATTGTATGTTAGACGCCTTGCATTTTGTGATTTGAAATGTGAGATGGTTAGACAATGTTGTCGATCACTTGATCTTCAAAAATTCAACTTGAAGTCTATATCAGTTGGAGTACTTGAAAGTATACAAGAGAATTCTAGGAAAATTGTTCAAATTGTTCAGCTTAGTTTTATCCATTCCACCCAAATCAGTGCAAATATTTTACAGATAATATTCTAACTATCAATATGATGGCTAGTTCATCTAGTTAAGAAAAAAAAGAGTCTAAATATGTATACTTATCATCTAGAGCTTAAAAAATTAAATATTTTAAATATTGCTAGGGACAAAATTCAGATGAGACACCCCTCGTTGCTTATGCTAAGTGACCTTTTTTTATCTCTACTTCTTATTCTACATGTTTGAAACTATGCAAAGAAAAATCAAACTTAAATTTCGAAGCACACAGATTGCAAAAAATAGAATAAAAAATACTAACAATAAAATTGTTGTGTTCGAACTATAAAATTCGAAAACTTTACTTCCAGATGTTAAAAATGATGAAAATGGTATTTTTCAATCAAGAAATTCAGAAAACTTTAAGCGCAGTTTTGACACGTGAAAAGTTCATTTTTCACATTAAAAATTTTGAATTATAGTTTTTAAAAATATATAAACCGAAAAAGACAATAGTAGAGTATTGAGGATTGTGACGTGGTAAGGAAATTAGTCACCAAGAACATTGCATACATGTAAAGAAGTTGAACGCCATCCTACATGCGGCATAATTGGGACTTTGTCAAGGGTCACATGTCACTACCAGGACTCCGGAGGGGAGAATTGGTGGAGCAGCCGTGAGACAGAAGATCTTAGCACTCGCCTTGGTAGAGAAGGAACTGTCGCCCCCTCTCCCTGTTAGGCCTACCCTTTTACATATGTTATTGTTTTTTATCTATACATTATAAATTTATCTTTCCTAGTATTATTTTAGTATATTATTTATTtcttttcacttatttattttAACACATTTTAATAAAAGTGTTTGGCTAGTATTTGTGTTGTAATCGACATGACTTCCATCCTAGCATAGCAGTTTATTGAGGACCTATCTTGCCCACTCAGACTTCGTATGCAACCGGTGCACCAAACATTAAAAATGAGACACTACAAGTTAAAAGAAATTCTGAAAATAATGAGTTGATTGACATAGTGTGTATCTAACATGAAAAGATAAATCAATAACAACTTCGACTCGCAGCTTGAGAAATAAAAATAACACATTCATCATGGTTAGTGTTCAATTTTAATTACATACCATCTGTTTCATGATTGTTATTTTTGTTCCTCGAGCCGCGAGTATAAATTACAAAAAAAATCTGATATGATAAACGTTTGTTATTTCAATCTACTCAATTATTTTCAGAAATTTTAAGAATATTTTATCGGCACCGGTCGGACATGAAGTTCGGCTGGTTGACTATGTGTCTAATGTGTTGGGCTTGCTATGATTTTTGTCCCTTTTTTTCCTTTCCAATATGCTTACGTACAGTGGACATGCACGTGATTGGATCCCTGCTTGGGCCGGCCCTGTTTCCACTCCATTGACGTGTGATTCTTTTATCCGGCATACATTTTCACACACCACCGTTTTCCACTCCACTGTTTTAAGAGAAGGATTGTCAACTTTTTATAGTTTTTTGTAAAAGAAAAATGTCAAAGCCTAACATTTATTTGCTTGAATTTTTTAAAGGAAGTGTCAAAGCCCACCCCAAGGGAAGTGGGAAAGCCTAGTACTCTTTTTTGTTTGAGGGTAGAAAGCCTAGTGAGTGAGTGAGAAAAAGGAGAGGCCTCCTCCTGTTTGGGCCTTGGCCCAAGGCCCTTCCCCACTCCTCCTTCCCGGCCCCTCTAACCGCTGCCGGCCGGTTTCCTCTTCTCCCCTCACCTCGGCACCGGAAGCGGCTTCCCTCTCCCCATTTCCGAATTCCCCCGCTCCGCTCCACTCCCAACCCCCACCCCCCCTCCCATCGGCGTGCGTCCCGGCTCCAGCGCCATGGGCGGCAGCTCCAACACGACCACGACCACcagcggcggcgccggcgggaaGGACAAGGACAGGGACAGGGCCAAGGGCTCCTCGGTCTCCTTCACGGAGGGCGAGAAGGTGCTCGCCTACCACGGCCCGCTCCTCTACGAGGCCAAGGTTGCCCCCTtctcctcccctccccttccccctctctccccacctccGCGCGGCTCCCATTCCGGTCTAGGGTTCGCCCGCCGCCGCGTCGGCTCCCGGGAGGTCCCGCTTCTCCGTTCCGTTTTTTTTTCGGccgcggctagggtttggggcggggCCGTCGGTGCAGACGAGGGTTCAGCAAGTTGTAATCCGAGGCCGTGTACATCGCATCGGACGGCGCAGCACTCTTCTTCTCTTCAGATAAGAAAGGAACGCAGCGCCGCCCAGATTTTTACTTTTAGGGcataatttttttttaaaatttatTTAGAGAGCGCATGTAGACACAAGTTTGTGAGTATATCAGTACCAGACCCTGATTAGCACCAGGTGGATTCTCCCCTCAGTAGTACCGATTTAATAATGGGAGAAAGGAAGGCAACCCAACTAAACGAAAAGGAAAACGGCtactctttattttctttcttcacTTGTAGTAGACCGCTTTCGTTTCTGCTAAAATGTAGTAGTATCTCTTTCCCAACATTTCCCAGCTGTGAATGTCGGGTTGGGAAGTGCATGATATAAGTGTATGCAGCGTATATGTTTCTTTGGTACATACTTTTTGCCTGTGTTTTTTTATGTATGCTGAATATTTTTTGCCGGTGTTTTTTTTATCTATGCTGAATATATGTTGCTGATGACAAAGTTTCGTTATTTGTTTTCAATCTGTGAAGGTTCAAAAAACTGAAAATCGGGAGGACGAGTGGCGGTATTTCGTCCATTATCTTGTAAGTCCCGCAAATCGCCGTTGTAAAATCGGGAGGACGAGTGGCGGTGTTTCCTCATCGTTTTGAAATTATTGACCACTCTTAGCATTAAGATATCAGAAGATATAATCTCTATATATGTGTCCGCTCTTCCTTGTAGGTCCTTTTTTCCCACTGTTATTAACTTTGTCTCTTCCCTTTTTGCAGGGATGGAATAAAAAGTAAGTGCATACCGCAGTGGCTGTTCACTTGGAATTAGAAATGTATCATTATGCTGTTCCTGTTCT contains:
- the LOC125534779 gene encoding formin-like protein 18, which produces MPRAPLLERAPRSQACYERHGSTAGRLELSGLHVVPRGLYNFHVTFGKHIAEQTHENQSVVGSNGCSPPSLKGSLSSSTPISHQSIPPKIDRYEATRDGRLLPFHLFFVSRPPYHAVPRLVDWWRLIVFLRRDSVRAADNRRGTQIQHQQVATPSAGISLSNLVGQITSTSFGPKTSDLGRRIKRGRIGARSFGVLEVEQLWLNCSLDRIILQDVKNQSNHTLAFSTKEGMSTSLSPEVADTILDCLSKHNFPSPHGSGHTQDEDAEEEAGSLLPHSNNFKLSFASKIRYLLEGASTSHYSLSPPAKEAIRGLFSSEAEARPLAVSIKISMGKKRKDDDSGSSTAVIGAVACVALVALVGSLCGMCDEEPAAPYDLVGGGDLTGSSRKDSATQIDVSRLGGLSNSASEKQQPEFTVPVMRLNVEKPATKLKSVGAASMKAELMERHSRFASYEVTTIAGQPTAKPEKAAVSSAGPPPPPPPPLPGAPAPPPPPLVPGAPAPPPGSPGAPAPPPKPGGPPPPGPPAPPGARAGAGPGPPPPPLKGGGPGGPPPPAMPGGPRKGPPPLKKPGAAAPVADSSKTKLKPFFWDKVTATDQAMVWDQIKAGSFQFNEEMIESLFGCKPIDKSNDSKKEPAKEAPQVVRILDAKKAQNLSISLKALSVTAQDVHTAVTEGHDLPADLITTLLRWTPTSDEELRLRLYTGEMSQLGQAEQFLKTIIDIPYIFQRLETLLLMASLTEEATSVEQSFKTLEVACDELRHSRLFKKLLEAVLKTGNRMNDGTFRGGAQAFKLDTLLKLADVKGLDGKTTLLHFVVQEIIRSEGVRAARAAKEQNSSVSSVSGGTDDLSEDVGDDTEHYKQLGLEMVSGLSDDLQNVRKAAILDADALTIAVASLGHRLVKANEFLNTGIKSLEEESGFQRKLAQFVENSQAQVTRLLEEEKKLRLMVRSTVDYFHGSKGKDEGLRLFVVVRDFLVILEKVCKEVKDAAALAAKAAAANKKPAAAAAPAKGGKQPSQSQQSFRDPRQALKPAIQGRRAKPDSSSSSDSD